The following proteins come from a genomic window of Geomonas sp. RF6:
- a CDS encoding putative molybdenum carrier protein: MQSDRIEKVISGGQTGVDRSGLDAAMEAGIPVGGCCPKGRRAEDGAIPDCYPLVELPSADYRRRTRRNVVDSDGTLILNVGWLKGGTALTARYCQEYRKPCLVLQLDADPDPDAAAGWIAQNKVRILNIAGPRESEHPGLHALALEFLRAFLSAVKGAR; the protein is encoded by the coding sequence ATGCAATCTGACCGAATTGAAAAGGTGATCTCCGGAGGGCAGACCGGGGTGGACAGAAGCGGGCTCGACGCGGCTATGGAGGCGGGAATCCCCGTCGGTGGCTGCTGCCCGAAGGGGCGCCGCGCGGAAGACGGCGCCATCCCCGACTGCTACCCCTTGGTGGAGCTACCGTCGGCGGACTACCGCAGGAGGACGAGACGCAATGTGGTCGATTCGGACGGGACGCTGATCCTCAATGTGGGCTGGCTGAAGGGGGGAACGGCGCTCACGGCCCGCTACTGCCAGGAGTATCGCAAGCCGTGCCTCGTGCTGCAACTCGATGCCGATCCCGATCCCGATGCCGCCGCGGGGTGGATCGCGCAGAACAAGGTGCGCATCCTCAACATCGCGGGACCTCGGGAGTCGGAGCACCCCGGGCTGCACGCGCTGGCTCTGGAATTTCTCCGCGCCTTCCTTTCCGCCGTCAAGGGCGCACGGTGA
- a CDS encoding IS4 family transposase translates to MRPFSRQKPQNPYEFNRLLDPVKRSCTPVSPLTSRGYRPLQLSFDDQLKALVYYHLQEFSSGRELIQALEQDNFAKECVAPPKGVKKSAFFEAINTRGLEQLTEIFGALAKEARKVIPAQHAELGNLVGIDGSVIDALMSMDWAQYSSTHNKAKAHVGLDLNRGVPTSVVVTDANQVERQYVDRILQPGETAVLDRGYQCNADFDQWQEDGKLFICRIQQRARKKVVRQNPLPHSDIVFYDAIVILGKKGLTEGQKELRVVGYRVDRKEYWVATNRYDLTAEQVAEAYKLRWNIETFFGWWKRYLNVYHLIARSQYGVMVQVLSGLITYLLLAIYCQEQHNERVSINRVRELRNKIASEAAGMAAEASRLRKNEAKKNRKKQKRRKAKT, encoded by the coding sequence ATGCGTCCCTTCAGCAGACAAAAGCCGCAGAATCCTTATGAATTTAATAGACTTCTCGACCCAGTAAAGAGATCATGCACCCCTGTTTCTCCACTTACATCGAGAGGTTACCGACCGTTGCAACTGTCATTCGACGATCAGCTAAAGGCCCTTGTCTACTACCATCTCCAGGAATTCTCTTCTGGAAGAGAACTGATCCAGGCCCTGGAACAGGACAATTTCGCCAAGGAATGTGTTGCGCCACCTAAAGGCGTTAAAAAATCCGCCTTTTTTGAGGCTATCAACACACGTGGACTCGAACAACTCACTGAAATCTTTGGAGCACTGGCGAAAGAGGCTCGCAAAGTCATTCCCGCCCAACACGCAGAACTTGGCAACCTTGTTGGCATCGATGGATCTGTCATCGACGCTTTGATGTCCATGGATTGGGCGCAGTACTCAAGCACTCACAATAAAGCCAAAGCCCACGTAGGCCTTGATCTGAACCGTGGTGTGCCGACGAGTGTGGTCGTGACTGACGCTAACCAGGTGGAGCGGCAGTATGTAGACCGTATCCTCCAGCCTGGCGAAACTGCTGTCCTTGATCGAGGGTACCAATGCAACGCCGACTTCGATCAGTGGCAAGAAGACGGCAAACTCTTTATCTGCCGCATCCAGCAGAGAGCCAGAAAGAAGGTCGTCCGTCAAAATCCTCTTCCGCACAGTGACATCGTCTTTTATGACGCCATCGTTATTCTGGGCAAGAAGGGGCTCACTGAAGGGCAGAAAGAGCTCCGAGTAGTTGGCTATCGCGTTGACCGAAAGGAATACTGGGTTGCGACAAACCGCTATGACCTTACCGCTGAACAGGTGGCCGAAGCCTACAAACTACGTTGGAACATAGAGACCTTCTTTGGCTGGTGGAAACGATACCTCAACGTCTACCACTTAATCGCCAGAAGCCAGTATGGCGTGATGGTGCAGGTCCTTAGTGGACTTATCACTTACCTTCTCCTGGCCATTTACTGCCAAGAACAGCATAACGAGCGGGTGAGCATCAATCGTGTCAGAGAGCTAAGAAACAAAATCGCTAGTGAAGCTGCTGGAATGGCAGCTGAAGCCTCTAGACTGCGAAAAAATGAGGCCAAAAAAAACCGAAAAAAGCAGAAACGACGCAAAGCAAAAACCTAA
- a CDS encoding M15 family metallopeptidase: MRSIICSLMLLISLWRSSAAAAGGERLVEVPKVAPGVKVEMPYATADNFTGRIIYDCGRCFLDSRTAAKLALAQRYLETEGFSLKMWDCYRPLSVQKILWSIVPDSRYVADPQKGSRHNRGTAVDVTLVDLSGGEVQMPTSFDDFSPRAASSAKDVGPAAAKNREILAIAMRNAGFRPLATEWWHFDDAEVSGDLLDVPFTELCK, from the coding sequence ATGCGCAGCATCATCTGCTCCCTTATGCTTCTGATCTCCTTGTGGCGATCATCTGCCGCCGCCGCTGGTGGGGAGAGGCTCGTCGAAGTGCCCAAGGTAGCACCGGGGGTGAAGGTGGAGATGCCCTATGCCACGGCGGATAACTTCACCGGCAGGATCATCTACGACTGCGGCCGGTGCTTTCTCGACAGCCGGACCGCGGCAAAGCTGGCGCTCGCCCAGCGCTACCTGGAAACGGAAGGGTTTTCCCTGAAGATGTGGGATTGCTACCGCCCTCTTTCGGTGCAGAAGATTTTGTGGTCCATCGTTCCCGACAGCCGCTACGTTGCCGACCCGCAGAAGGGATCGCGGCACAACCGCGGCACCGCCGTCGATGTGACCCTCGTCGACCTCTCCGGGGGAGAGGTGCAGATGCCCACCAGCTTTGACGACTTCTCCCCTAGGGCGGCGAGTTCCGCAAAAGACGTCGGGCCCGCAGCCGCGAAAAATAGGGAGATCCTCGCCATAGCGATGCGCAACGCCGGATTTCGCCCCCTCGCGACGGAGTGGTGGCACTTCGACGATGCTGAGGTGTCGGGGGATCTTCTCGATGTCCCTTTCACGGAGCTTTGCAAGTAG
- a CDS encoding cupin domain-containing protein, protein MHSCSRGEFMTAQGLIEHYGLQPHPEGGWYREVHRSSHSLGGIPGYSGERSALTVIYFLLSAGNFSVWHRVKSEEVWLHLAGAPLELVVLQKDPAVYLLDHAGAPGQPLAVVPCDALQAARTLGDFTFVSCLVAPGFDFADFEIPTCDEIVASHPLHEQLVRQFCRS, encoded by the coding sequence ATGCACAGTTGCAGCAGGGGGGAATTTATGACGGCACAGGGGCTCATCGAGCACTACGGACTGCAGCCGCATCCGGAAGGGGGATGGTACCGCGAGGTGCACCGCTCCAGCCACTCCCTCGGGGGTATTCCCGGCTACTCCGGAGAGCGCTCTGCCCTTACCGTCATCTACTTCCTTCTGAGTGCGGGGAACTTCTCGGTCTGGCATCGTGTAAAGAGCGAGGAGGTGTGGCTGCACCTCGCCGGGGCGCCGCTGGAGCTCGTGGTGCTGCAAAAAGACCCGGCGGTGTACCTCCTCGACCATGCCGGAGCGCCGGGGCAGCCTCTTGCCGTGGTGCCGTGTGACGCACTGCAGGCCGCCCGCACCCTCGGCGACTTCACCTTCGTCAGCTGCCTCGTCGCCCCCGGATTCGATTTCGCCGACTTCGAAATCCCCACCTGCGACGAAATCGTTGCCTCCCATCCGCTCCATGAGCAACTGGTGCGGCAGTTCTGCCGTTCCTAG
- a CDS encoding DsbA family oxidoreductase: MAEPALVQLKRELPELSVVWRAFELRPEPVPTLDPGSEYLVRVWNQMVYPMARQMGIQIELPTLQPRSRLAHEGAAFAREHGRFEEYHNGLFRIFFQRSEDIGHPTLLASLGGEVGLDADALRDALDAHVYQDAVLADEELAEQLGINAVPAFVVGRSRGASGVLSVDALRDLVLGR; this comes from the coding sequence CTGGCGGAGCCAGCCCTGGTGCAGTTGAAACGGGAATTGCCCGAACTTTCGGTGGTGTGGCGCGCCTTCGAGCTGCGGCCGGAGCCGGTCCCGACGCTCGATCCGGGGAGCGAGTACCTGGTGCGGGTGTGGAACCAGATGGTCTACCCCATGGCGCGGCAGATGGGGATCCAGATAGAGTTGCCGACCCTGCAGCCCCGCTCCCGCCTTGCCCATGAGGGGGCGGCGTTCGCACGGGAACACGGCCGCTTCGAGGAGTACCACAACGGCCTCTTCCGGATCTTTTTTCAGCGCAGCGAAGATATCGGTCACCCCACTCTCCTTGCATCTCTCGGGGGAGAGGTCGGGCTCGATGCCGACGCCTTGAGAGATGCGCTCGATGCGCACGTCTATCAGGACGCGGTCCTGGCAGACGAGGAACTGGCGGAGCAGCTCGGCATCAACGCGGTTCCTGCCTTCGTGGTGGGGAGGAGCAGGGGTGCATCCGGGGTCCTCAGTGTCGATGCGCTGCGGGATCTGGTTCTCGGGAGATAG
- a CDS encoding DUF4142 domain-containing protein: protein MKRSTFIMLFVAVFAIGGAMSAFAAEKLGRKDKAFVTKAASAGMMEVQLGQMAQQNGQSQEVKDFGSRMVADHTKANDELKQLAQTKGISLAESMDRKDKKMVDKFQKVKPQEFDKEYMKAMVKDHQKDVADFRKASKDVKDPDIQAFAAKTLPILEQHLQQAQEVAKKVGAGGK from the coding sequence ATGAAAAGGTCGACGTTTATTATGTTGTTTGTCGCAGTGTTTGCAATCGGTGGCGCCATGTCTGCGTTCGCGGCGGAAAAACTCGGCCGCAAAGACAAGGCCTTTGTCACCAAGGCAGCTAGTGCCGGCATGATGGAGGTACAACTGGGGCAGATGGCGCAGCAAAACGGCCAGTCCCAGGAAGTGAAGGATTTCGGGTCCCGCATGGTCGCCGACCACACGAAAGCAAACGACGAGCTGAAACAGCTGGCGCAAACGAAAGGGATCTCCCTTGCCGAGAGCATGGACCGCAAGGACAAGAAGATGGTGGACAAGTTCCAGAAGGTCAAGCCGCAGGAGTTCGACAAGGAGTACATGAAGGCGATGGTGAAGGACCACCAGAAGGACGTCGCGGACTTCCGCAAGGCATCCAAGGACGTGAAAGACCCTGACATCCAGGCTTTCGCGGCGAAGACTCTGCCGATCCTGGAACAGCACCTGCAGCAGGCGCAGGAGGTAGCAAAGAAGGTGGGAGCAGGCGGGAAGTAG
- a CDS encoding NAD(+) synthase — MKGSFFNIYNHNYVRIAVAIPEVRVADPAFNARQTVDMMRQAHQRRALVAVFPELGLSAYSCDDLFHQQALLDASLKALQEVLDASKEIPLITIVGLPLQVHSMLFNCGAVVYGGRILGVIPKSFIPNYREFYELRQFSPADFAPVENIDLLGQKGVPFGTRLLFQVEEQPLLTFFTEICEDIWVPIPPSSLAAMAGAKVLINLSASNITVAKADYRRQLVASQASRCLAAYIYSAAGSGESTTDLAWDGHGMICDNGVFLAESNRFDYGQQLITGDIDLDRLTQERMRQTTFNQSVRRHHPEIATFRTISFSAELPLEEKLPLERCYERFPFVPSDPARRNERCHEVYEIQVQGLVKRYRSCGASKMIIGVSGGLDSTQALLVCARAMDVMGLPRKDILAYTMPGYATSERTLDQAHRLMRSVGCTFAEIDIRPSCEQMMKDIGHPFFDGHAVYDIAFENVQAGERTSHLFRLANQNCGMVVGTGDLSELALGWCTYGVGDHMSHYNVNASVPKTLIQYLVRWAAKTDLLGPEVSGVLEEIVDTEISPELVPGSAGDNQPIQRTEDKVGPYELQDFNLYYILRVGYLPPKVAFIAWSVWHDRTRYNWPDIPEEKRNEYTIEVIKKWLGVFIWRFFKISQFKRSCLPNGPKVGSGGSLSPRGDWRAPSDGEATPWLAQLDLIPESEEP; from the coding sequence TTGAAAGGCTCCTTTTTCAACATTTACAATCACAACTATGTCCGCATAGCGGTTGCCATCCCCGAGGTGCGGGTGGCGGACCCCGCCTTCAACGCGCGGCAGACGGTTGACATGATGCGGCAGGCCCACCAGAGGCGGGCACTCGTCGCGGTCTTTCCCGAGCTCGGGCTTTCCGCCTACTCCTGCGACGATCTCTTTCACCAGCAGGCCCTGCTGGACGCATCTCTGAAGGCCCTGCAGGAGGTCCTCGACGCCTCGAAGGAGATACCGCTCATCACCATCGTGGGGCTGCCGCTGCAGGTGCACAGCATGCTCTTCAACTGCGGTGCCGTCGTCTACGGCGGGCGGATCCTCGGGGTCATCCCTAAGAGCTTCATCCCGAACTACCGCGAGTTCTACGAACTGCGCCAGTTCTCCCCCGCGGACTTCGCGCCGGTGGAGAACATCGATCTCCTGGGGCAGAAGGGGGTCCCCTTCGGCACGCGCCTCCTCTTCCAGGTGGAGGAGCAGCCGCTCCTGACCTTCTTCACGGAGATCTGCGAGGATATCTGGGTCCCCATCCCCCCTTCGTCCCTCGCGGCCATGGCCGGAGCGAAGGTCCTCATCAACCTCTCCGCCTCCAACATCACCGTTGCCAAGGCCGACTACCGTAGGCAGCTCGTTGCGAGCCAGGCCAGCCGCTGCCTTGCCGCCTACATCTACAGCGCTGCAGGCTCCGGGGAATCGACGACCGATCTCGCCTGGGACGGCCACGGCATGATCTGCGACAACGGCGTTTTCCTCGCCGAGTCGAACCGCTTCGACTACGGCCAGCAGCTCATCACGGGGGACATCGACCTGGATCGGCTGACCCAGGAGCGGATGCGCCAGACGACCTTCAACCAGTCGGTGCGCCGCCACCACCCGGAGATCGCCACCTTCCGCACGATCTCTTTCAGCGCCGAGCTTCCCCTCGAGGAGAAGCTGCCGCTCGAGCGCTGCTACGAGCGTTTCCCCTTCGTGCCGAGCGATCCTGCCCGCAGGAACGAGCGGTGCCACGAGGTGTACGAGATCCAGGTGCAGGGGCTCGTAAAACGGTACCGCAGCTGCGGGGCGTCGAAGATGATCATCGGTGTCTCCGGCGGGCTCGATTCCACCCAGGCGCTCCTCGTCTGCGCGAGGGCCATGGACGTCATGGGGCTGCCGCGCAAGGACATCCTCGCCTACACCATGCCCGGTTACGCCACGAGCGAGAGGACGCTGGACCAGGCGCATCGCCTCATGCGTTCGGTCGGGTGCACCTTTGCAGAAATCGACATCCGCCCCAGCTGCGAGCAGATGATGAAGGACATCGGCCACCCCTTCTTCGACGGCCATGCGGTGTACGACATCGCCTTCGAAAACGTGCAGGCAGGGGAGCGCACCAGCCACCTCTTCCGGCTCGCGAACCAGAACTGCGGCATGGTGGTCGGAACCGGCGACCTGAGCGAGCTCGCGCTCGGGTGGTGTACCTACGGGGTCGGGGACCACATGTCCCATTACAACGTGAACGCCAGCGTCCCGAAGACGCTGATCCAGTACCTGGTGCGGTGGGCCGCGAAAACAGACCTGCTCGGCCCGGAGGTAAGCGGCGTGCTGGAGGAGATCGTCGATACGGAGATCAGCCCGGAGCTCGTGCCGGGCTCAGCCGGGGACAATCAGCCGATCCAGCGCACGGAGGATAAGGTCGGGCCGTACGAGCTGCAGGATTTCAACCTCTACTACATCCTGCGCGTCGGCTATCTCCCCCCGAAGGTCGCCTTCATCGCCTGGAGCGTATGGCACGACCGGACCCGCTACAACTGGCCCGACATCCCGGAGGAGAAGCGCAACGAGTACACGATCGAGGTGATAAAGAAGTGGCTCGGGGTCTTCATCTGGAGGTTCTTCAAGATAAGCCAGTTCAAGAGGAGCTGCCTCCCGAACGGGCCGAAGGTCGGCTCCGGCGGCTCCCTCTCCCCCCGAGGCGACTGGCGCGCCCCGAGCGACGGCGAAGCGACGCCTTGGCTCGCGCAGCTCGATCTCATTCCGGAGAGTGAGGAGCCGTGA
- the ligD gene encoding DNA ligase D: MSAAEKGNLEEYRRKRDFNRTPEPSGEGGAEEGNIFVVQKHAASHLHYDFRLRLHGALKSWALPKGPSLDPTQHRLASETEDHPLEYARFEGVIPAGEYGGGTVMVWDIGEWEPLEGGKQGYYQGRLHFVLHGQKLRGRWTLTREDRETRSWRLVKDADDFASPNDILARDRSVMSGRTMEDIAEDRDRLWSSTVGEVTPPVFGHALGGALPSCTTPQPATLVDQVPQGDEWLHEIKYDGYRMVCRIDKEGTGVRFFTRRGIDFTDRIPTLQRAVARLPVRQAWLDGEIVVFTSQGRSDFHALQEALRSGREGEITYVVFDLMNYEGYDIRGAPLSERKAILADLVPPQMEQVRYVDHVVGHGEEFYREVCSRTLEGIVSKQADSGYVSEPSRRWLKVKCSQRQEFVVGGYTESGAGRPFGSLLAGYYDQEGHLVFAGKIKSGYSISSSETLLEVLSRYEQPEPPFVNPPSGQEYRNPHWVRPELVAEVAHGGISGRGMLRNASFKGLREDKPSREVRLEIPERARETAMQTAPPRSAKKDLPVFPHERLRREDLVSYYTLVADLMLPHIVDRPLTLIACPTNIYRCQFKKHATNFPPPVRPIDIAGHAERYLAVDDAEGVLTLVRQGSVEFHAWQSRYADLEHPDRLLFDLDPPEEGYPWEDLAEAALLLKIHLQERGLESFLQTTGGKGYYLVAPLDRSKGWKEVTAFARRISEEMEESRGDRFTAKLSKSERQGRIYVDWMRNGRGAHGAEPYSVRARPGAPVATPIGWEELVKGVKPDSFSVLNMKERLERLERDPWEGFFAIRQTFRR, translated from the coding sequence ATGAGCGCTGCCGAAAAAGGAAACCTCGAGGAATACCGCAGAAAGCGCGACTTCAACCGCACCCCTGAGCCTTCCGGAGAAGGGGGGGCGGAAGAAGGGAACATCTTCGTGGTACAGAAGCACGCCGCAAGCCATCTCCACTACGACTTCCGCCTGCGCCTGCACGGCGCGCTGAAGAGCTGGGCACTCCCGAAGGGGCCCTCTCTCGATCCCACCCAGCACCGCCTCGCCAGCGAGACCGAAGACCATCCCCTTGAATACGCCCGCTTTGAAGGAGTCATCCCTGCCGGTGAGTATGGAGGCGGCACCGTCATGGTCTGGGATATCGGTGAATGGGAGCCGCTGGAGGGGGGGAAACAGGGGTATTACCAAGGGCGGCTCCACTTTGTCCTGCACGGCCAGAAGCTGCGCGGCCGATGGACGCTGACCCGCGAAGACAGGGAGACCCGCAGCTGGCGGCTGGTGAAGGATGCGGACGACTTCGCCTCCCCGAACGACATCCTCGCCCGCGACAGGAGCGTGATGAGCGGCCGTACCATGGAGGACATCGCCGAGGACCGCGACCGCCTCTGGAGCAGCACCGTCGGGGAGGTCACCCCCCCTGTCTTTGGCCACGCGCTCGGAGGCGCTCTCCCCTCCTGCACGACGCCTCAGCCGGCGACGCTGGTGGACCAGGTCCCCCAGGGAGACGAGTGGCTGCACGAGATAAAGTACGACGGTTACCGGATGGTGTGCCGCATCGACAAGGAAGGGACCGGCGTGCGCTTCTTCACGAGAAGAGGGATCGACTTCACCGACCGGATCCCCACTCTGCAGCGCGCAGTGGCGCGCCTCCCGGTGCGGCAGGCCTGGCTCGACGGGGAGATCGTCGTCTTCACCTCCCAGGGGCGCTCCGACTTCCACGCGCTTCAGGAAGCGCTACGCAGCGGCAGGGAAGGGGAGATCACCTACGTCGTCTTCGACCTCATGAACTACGAGGGGTACGATATCCGCGGCGCACCTCTTTCGGAGCGGAAAGCGATACTCGCCGACCTCGTTCCCCCTCAGATGGAGCAGGTGCGCTACGTCGATCACGTGGTTGGGCACGGGGAGGAATTCTATCGCGAGGTGTGCAGCAGGACGCTGGAAGGGATCGTGTCGAAGCAGGCAGATTCCGGCTATGTCTCGGAACCGAGCCGCCGCTGGCTGAAGGTGAAGTGCTCCCAGCGCCAGGAGTTCGTGGTCGGCGGCTATACCGAGTCCGGGGCAGGCCGCCCCTTCGGTTCACTCCTTGCCGGGTATTACGACCAGGAGGGGCACCTCGTCTTCGCCGGGAAGATCAAGAGCGGATACAGCATTTCATCGAGTGAAACCCTTCTCGAGGTTCTGAGCCGCTACGAGCAACCGGAGCCCCCTTTTGTGAACCCGCCGTCCGGCCAGGAGTACCGCAACCCGCACTGGGTGCGCCCCGAGCTGGTGGCGGAGGTCGCGCACGGCGGGATCTCCGGGCGGGGGATGCTCAGGAACGCCTCCTTCAAGGGGCTGCGGGAGGACAAGCCCTCCCGCGAGGTGCGCCTGGAAATCCCCGAAAGGGCGCGGGAGACGGCCATGCAGACGGCGCCCCCCCGGTCGGCGAAGAAGGATCTCCCGGTCTTCCCCCACGAACGGCTGCGCAGGGAAGACCTGGTGAGCTACTACACGCTCGTCGCCGACCTGATGCTCCCCCACATCGTGGACCGGCCTCTTACGCTCATCGCGTGCCCCACCAACATCTACCGGTGCCAGTTCAAAAAGCACGCTACCAACTTTCCCCCTCCGGTGCGCCCGATAGATATCGCCGGGCATGCGGAGCGCTACCTCGCGGTGGATGATGCGGAAGGGGTGCTGACGCTCGTGCGCCAGGGGAGCGTCGAGTTCCACGCCTGGCAGTCGCGCTACGCCGACCTGGAGCACCCGGACCGCCTCCTCTTCGACCTCGATCCCCCTGAGGAGGGGTACCCCTGGGAGGATCTCGCCGAGGCGGCCCTCCTCCTGAAGATCCATCTGCAGGAGCGGGGGCTCGAGTCCTTTCTGCAGACGACCGGCGGCAAGGGGTACTATCTCGTCGCTCCCCTTGACCGGAGCAAAGGGTGGAAGGAAGTCACCGCCTTTGCCAGGCGGATCTCGGAGGAGATGGAGGAGTCGCGCGGCGACCGCTTTACCGCGAAGCTCTCCAAAAGCGAGCGGCAGGGGCGCATCTACGTGGACTGGATGAGAAACGGGAGGGGAGCGCACGGAGCGGAGCCGTACTCGGTTCGGGCCCGCCCGGGGGCGCCGGTCGCCACGCCGATCGGGTGGGAGGAACTGGTGAAGGGGGTGAAGCCGGACAGCTTCAGCGTCCTCAACATGAAGGAGCGCCTGGAGCGGCTGGAACGGGACCCGTGGGAAGGATTCTTCGCAATCCGGCAAACCTTTCGGCGGTAA
- a CDS encoding B12-binding domain-containing radical SAM protein, whose translation MKILMVYPHYPDTFWSFRHALKFIGKKASFPPLGLLTVAAMLPSSWQKRVVDMNIRPVSDDDLLWADYVFISAMDIQRESALEVIARCRRLGVKTVAGGPLFTSSHDDFPDVDHLVLGEAEVTLPVFLDDLARGDAKHLYQPDRRALLDETPVPLWDLAEIGKYAAMNLQYSRGCPFDCEFCDITALLGRIPRTKPLPHLIAELDSLYMRGWRGAVFIVDDNFIGDRKKLKKEVLPAIIEWMQEKRYPFYFYTEASVDLADDPELMSLMVRAGFEEVFVGIETPEEEGLAETGKSQNRNRDLLESVRRIQQAGLQVHAGFIVGFDSDSPGIFQSQIRFIQESGIATAMVGILTVLRGTRLYQRLDKEGRLLGKATGNNMAVSLNYIPKMDANTLIAGYQDILDTIYSPRNYYRRVLQLLREYRPLYLASFRFQPGYWGALVKSMLFLGIIGQERIHYWKLFFWSLLRKPRLFPLAITYAIYGFHFRKVAEKIGNSGMFHRDGWAAEAEADGAEG comes from the coding sequence ATGAAAATTTTAATGGTTTATCCGCATTATCCGGACACATTTTGGAGCTTCCGGCACGCCCTCAAATTCATTGGAAAGAAAGCAAGCTTCCCGCCGCTGGGCCTTTTGACGGTCGCCGCCATGCTCCCCTCTTCCTGGCAAAAACGGGTCGTGGACATGAACATCCGCCCGGTCTCCGACGATGACCTCCTCTGGGCGGACTACGTCTTTATCAGCGCCATGGACATCCAGCGCGAGTCGGCGCTGGAGGTCATCGCACGCTGTCGCAGGTTGGGAGTAAAGACCGTCGCAGGTGGCCCCCTTTTCACCTCGTCGCACGACGATTTTCCCGATGTCGACCACCTGGTCCTCGGGGAGGCGGAGGTGACGCTCCCCGTTTTCCTGGATGATCTGGCCCGGGGGGACGCGAAGCATCTCTATCAGCCGGACCGGCGGGCGCTCCTTGATGAGACTCCGGTCCCCCTCTGGGACCTCGCCGAGATCGGGAAGTATGCCGCCATGAACCTGCAATATTCCCGCGGCTGCCCCTTCGACTGCGAGTTTTGCGACATAACAGCCCTTTTGGGTCGGATCCCGCGGACGAAGCCGCTCCCCCACCTCATCGCCGAGCTCGACAGCCTGTATATGCGCGGCTGGCGCGGCGCCGTCTTCATCGTGGATGACAATTTCATAGGGGACCGGAAGAAGCTCAAGAAGGAAGTTCTCCCCGCCATCATCGAGTGGATGCAGGAGAAGCGCTATCCCTTCTACTTCTACACGGAAGCGTCGGTCGATCTTGCCGATGACCCCGAGCTCATGTCCCTGATGGTGCGTGCCGGGTTCGAGGAGGTCTTCGTCGGGATAGAGACGCCGGAGGAGGAGGGTCTCGCCGAAACCGGGAAGTCCCAGAATCGCAACCGCGATCTCCTGGAGTCCGTGCGGCGCATCCAGCAGGCGGGGCTGCAGGTCCATGCGGGCTTCATCGTCGGCTTCGACAGCGATTCCCCCGGCATTTTCCAGAGCCAGATCCGCTTCATCCAGGAGAGCGGGATCGCCACCGCCATGGTGGGGATACTGACCGTGCTGCGCGGGACGAGGCTGTACCAGCGCCTCGACAAGGAGGGTCGCCTGCTCGGGAAGGCAACCGGGAACAACATGGCGGTCTCGCTGAACTATATCCCGAAGATGGATGCCAACACCCTGATCGCCGGGTACCAGGACATCCTCGACACGATCTACTCGCCGCGCAACTACTACCGTCGTGTGCTGCAGCTTCTGCGGGAGTACCGTCCGCTCTATCTCGCCAGCTTCCGCTTCCAGCCCGGCTATTGGGGGGCGCTGGTGAAGTCGATGCTCTTCCTCGGGATCATCGGGCAGGAACGTATCCACTATTGGAAGCTTTTCTTCTGGTCGCTGCTGAGAAAACCGCGTCTCTTCCCCCTTGCCATAACCTACGCGATCTATGGCTTCCATTTTCGGAAGGTGGCGGAGAAGATCGGCAATAGCGGCATGTTCCACCGGGATGGATGGGCAGCAGAGGCGGAAGCCGACGGCGCTGAAGGGTGA